The following are encoded in a window of Brevibacillus sp. DP1.3A genomic DNA:
- a CDS encoding ABC transporter ATP-binding protein: protein MSMLNNITAGKPRALIKPVIYTTLANLAQILPFALLAEAARLIFEPFAQPGVSLNIERLWWVCGWMVVSLLLLFLCEIPAYRTQFRGAYSTAAEGRTKLAEHLRKLSLGYLNKRDPGDLANMMMGDFTMVEHGISHLVPQMLGAIIMPVMAIVGLSFADWRMALALFAAFPIAILLVLMTSGLQRRLGATHMRAKIDAANRLQEYLNGIRVIKAYNLTGERFVRLEQSFREFMRQSIRIEGLLGPIVLAAIAFIRAGLTLMVMVGVYLLVAGGIDLITFVMFLLVGTRLFDPLTAALVNYAEFRYHEQAGERIVQLLAEPIMTGQHQPPAENDVKLEGVSFGYIEKNVLNNVSMHMPVGSFTALVGPSGSGKSTVMRLIARFYDPSQGTVQLGNQPLVDIEPEALLSRVSMVFQDVYLFQDTIANNIRFGKRDATQAEVEEAAKQASCHDFIMKLPDGYDTLVGEGGSTLSGGEKQRISIARAILKNAPIILLDEATASLDPENEAQIQKAIDTLIEGRTVIAIAHRLKTIRNADNIYVLENGTVVEQGQHDELVMKNGLYARLWKLQQTTGGWRLSS from the coding sequence ATGAGTATGCTGAACAATATCACAGCAGGTAAACCAAGGGCGCTGATCAAACCCGTTATTTACACGACACTTGCCAACCTTGCGCAAATATTGCCGTTTGCCTTGCTCGCGGAGGCAGCCCGATTGATTTTTGAGCCGTTTGCCCAGCCGGGTGTCTCATTGAACATCGAGCGACTCTGGTGGGTATGCGGATGGATGGTAGTCTCCTTGCTCCTTTTGTTTCTATGCGAAATTCCAGCGTATCGCACACAATTTCGCGGTGCCTACAGCACGGCGGCAGAGGGGCGAACCAAGCTCGCAGAGCATCTTCGCAAGCTGTCACTCGGTTACTTGAACAAAAGAGACCCAGGGGATTTGGCCAATATGATGATGGGAGACTTTACGATGGTGGAGCACGGGATTTCCCATCTCGTACCGCAAATGCTGGGGGCGATCATCATGCCTGTCATGGCGATCGTAGGTCTTTCTTTCGCGGATTGGCGCATGGCACTGGCCTTGTTTGCTGCATTTCCCATAGCGATTCTCTTAGTGCTGATGACATCAGGACTTCAACGCAGGCTCGGAGCAACGCATATGCGGGCCAAAATTGACGCCGCCAATCGCTTGCAGGAATATTTGAACGGCATACGCGTCATCAAGGCGTACAATTTGACCGGCGAACGCTTTGTACGGCTGGAGCAATCCTTTCGCGAGTTCATGCGGCAGAGCATACGAATCGAAGGCTTGCTGGGACCAATTGTGCTCGCCGCCATTGCTTTTATCCGAGCTGGCCTCACACTCATGGTCATGGTCGGCGTGTATTTGCTCGTAGCAGGTGGCATAGACCTGATCACGTTTGTCATGTTCCTGCTGGTTGGTACACGTCTCTTTGATCCATTGACAGCTGCACTCGTCAACTATGCAGAATTCCGTTACCACGAGCAAGCGGGGGAGCGGATTGTCCAGTTATTGGCGGAGCCGATCATGACAGGCCAGCACCAACCGCCTGCGGAAAACGATGTGAAGCTCGAAGGAGTCTCTTTTGGCTATATCGAAAAGAACGTCCTGAACAACGTGAGCATGCACATGCCAGTCGGTTCATTTACAGCGTTGGTCGGGCCGTCCGGCAGTGGAAAAAGCACCGTGATGCGGCTGATTGCCAGATTTTATGACCCGTCGCAAGGCACTGTTCAGCTAGGCAATCAACCGCTTGTCGACATAGAACCGGAGGCACTCCTCTCCCGCGTGTCGATGGTGTTCCAGGACGTGTATTTATTCCAGGACACGATTGCAAACAACATTCGCTTCGGAAAAAGGGATGCGACACAAGCTGAGGTCGAGGAGGCGGCCAAACAAGCGAGCTGCCATGATTTCATCATGAAGCTGCCCGATGGCTACGATACGCTCGTAGGAGAAGGGGGAAGCACGCTGTCAGGCGGGGAAAAACAGCGCATATCCATTGCCCGAGCGATCTTGAAAAATGCGCCGATCATTCTCTTGGATGAAGCAACAGCCTCACTCGACCCCGAAAATGAGGCGCAAATTCAGAAAGCGATCGATACGCTTATCGAGGGAAGAACGGTTATTGCCATTGCTCATCGCCTGAAAACCATCCGAAATGCTGACAACATCTACGTGCTGGAAAATGGCACTGTCGTCGAACAGGGACAGCATGATGAGCTTGTGATGAAAAACGGCTTGTATGCACGGCTGTGGAAGCTGCAGCAAACGACAGGTGGCTGGAGACTGTCTTCATAA
- a CDS encoding MFS transporter — translation MQQKTKKRLPSFLQIQESTGLKVSPHEPSHQKPSGRLDNQAKLLLLVNAVFIAAGALSGTFVNVYLWKVKSQFAPIAWFTFAAHLAGALTFWLAGWYVKRLNKMNVLRAGMAVSALFYLLVLLAGPKAVSYAVPLGLVQGMASGFFWLSFNVVYFEITNADNRDLFNSSAGLLASIGGMLAPWISGLLITRLPGNSGYSLIFGISLALFVVGVFISFFLKKRQSEGTYSWSFSLRCLREEPEWRWAAGALAGQGLREGVFGFVIGLLVYISTRSEMTLGNYWLTTSAVGLVSYFLIAKWFAPRYRKWGMLTGSVIMWGILFVFFWQVSFTTLLIFGIAVSIAYPLFSVPMLSTIFDLIGTNEESARNRVEYVVLREFALDVGRLVGILIFLLVTSLSVSPLTLNWLILCIGIGPLIAWACMTKLFRHVPVTKKADN, via the coding sequence ATGCAGCAAAAAACAAAGAAACGCCTTCCATCCTTCCTTCAAATTCAGGAGTCCACTGGTCTGAAAGTGTCACCCCACGAGCCTTCTCATCAAAAGCCATCAGGCCGTCTGGACAATCAAGCCAAGCTGCTGCTCCTGGTCAACGCTGTATTCATTGCCGCTGGCGCCCTTTCTGGCACGTTTGTAAACGTCTATTTGTGGAAGGTAAAAAGTCAATTTGCGCCGATCGCTTGGTTTACTTTTGCCGCCCATCTCGCGGGTGCTCTTACTTTCTGGCTTGCTGGCTGGTACGTCAAGCGTTTGAACAAAATGAATGTCTTGCGTGCCGGAATGGCAGTTTCTGCCCTTTTTTATTTGCTCGTTCTTCTGGCGGGTCCAAAAGCTGTCTCTTATGCCGTACCGCTTGGGCTCGTTCAGGGGATGGCGAGTGGATTTTTCTGGCTTTCTTTTAATGTGGTGTACTTCGAAATCACGAATGCCGATAACCGCGACCTTTTCAACAGTTCGGCAGGGTTGCTTGCTTCCATTGGCGGTATGCTCGCTCCATGGATATCAGGCTTGCTCATTACGCGACTTCCGGGCAATAGTGGTTACTCCCTTATTTTCGGGATCTCTCTTGCGCTATTTGTCGTCGGCGTGTTCATCAGCTTTTTCCTGAAAAAACGCCAGTCGGAAGGGACGTATTCTTGGAGCTTTTCCTTACGTTGTTTGCGAGAGGAGCCCGAGTGGCGCTGGGCAGCAGGCGCTTTGGCTGGTCAAGGACTGCGTGAAGGCGTATTCGGCTTTGTGATCGGTCTACTCGTCTACATTTCCACGAGAAGCGAGATGACTCTCGGCAATTACTGGTTGACTACATCTGCCGTCGGACTTGTGAGCTACTTCCTGATCGCCAAATGGTTCGCTCCTCGCTATCGCAAGTGGGGAATGCTCACTGGTTCTGTCATCATGTGGGGGATTCTCTTCGTATTTTTTTGGCAGGTGAGCTTTACGACACTGCTTATTTTCGGGATCGCCGTGTCTATCGCTTATCCGCTGTTCTCTGTGCCCATGCTCTCCACGATTTTTGATCTGATTGGCACTAACGAAGAGAGCGCACGCAATCGGGTCGAGTATGTCGTGCTGCGAGAGTTCGCTCTGGACGTTGGTCGGCTGGTGGGGATTCTGATCTTTCTGCTGGTAACCTCCTTGAGCGTCTCTCCTCTTACGCTGAACTGGTTGATTCTGTGCATCGGAATCGGCCCACTCATCGCATGGGCGTGCATGACCAAGCTATTCCGTCACGTCCCTGTGACTAAAAAAGCTGACAACTGA
- a CDS encoding amidohydrolase: MSTTIFRNGRIYTGDSRHLFVQALVVRDGIVHDLGSDADMLLQYGGSDAAVIDLQGYTATPGLIDSHLHLGWLGLTFLQLDLSKARSKDEMLFLLKEKAQATPENTWIQGYGWDENLFADGGGIPTIEELDQAAPHCPILLARICGHANLVNSKALELCGYHRDMEVPAGGVIVHDSVSGKPTGMLLETASNLITKHIPRPDYGQLKQSLRSSIRYAMAHGLTGAHTEDLRELGGLAQTYRLYDELINGEELALRSNLLVFYPHMHELRDLNMTAGYGNAHVQIGAVKIFADGALGRRTAYLSAPYADDPSTSGYPVHEQDELTELVRQARGLGMPIAVHTIGDKALEMVLDSLDQFPAVAYRDRLIHTQILRPDLLDRLKHPHRIADIQPRFLAGDFPWVMDRVGQERIQHSYIWKTMMDYGIICAAGSDTPVEPIDPLLGIHAAVTRKAPGETHDGYFPQEKLTMEEAIHLFTLGSAQVTNEDHVKGTLSRGKYADMTVYSKDLFTIDPDELLSTKVMMTIIGGKVCYTS; this comes from the coding sequence ATGTCGACAACCATTTTCAGAAATGGACGCATTTACACAGGAGATTCTAGGCATTTGTTCGTACAAGCGCTAGTCGTTCGGGATGGAATTGTCCATGACTTGGGCAGTGATGCGGACATGCTTCTTCAATACGGAGGCAGTGATGCAGCGGTCATTGATTTGCAAGGATATACTGCTACCCCGGGATTGATTGACAGCCACCTGCACTTGGGATGGCTCGGTCTCACCTTTTTGCAGCTGGATTTGAGCAAAGCACGTTCCAAGGACGAGATGCTGTTTCTCTTAAAAGAAAAAGCGCAAGCGACACCTGAAAATACGTGGATACAAGGCTACGGCTGGGATGAGAATTTGTTCGCGGATGGTGGCGGCATTCCTACCATCGAAGAGCTTGATCAAGCGGCACCACATTGCCCGATTCTTCTCGCACGAATATGTGGACATGCGAATTTGGTCAACAGCAAGGCGTTGGAGCTATGTGGCTACCATCGTGACATGGAGGTGCCTGCGGGGGGAGTCATTGTACATGATTCTGTGAGCGGAAAACCAACGGGTATGCTATTAGAAACTGCCTCCAACCTGATTACGAAGCATATTCCGAGACCTGACTATGGTCAGTTGAAGCAAAGCCTGCGCAGCTCGATTCGCTATGCAATGGCGCATGGATTGACAGGGGCACATACAGAGGATTTGCGTGAATTGGGCGGACTTGCGCAAACGTATCGGCTCTATGATGAGCTCATCAATGGCGAAGAGCTTGCGTTGCGCAGCAACCTGCTTGTCTTCTATCCGCATATGCATGAGCTGCGCGACTTAAACATGACGGCAGGTTACGGCAACGCTCATGTGCAAATCGGAGCGGTGAAAATTTTTGCAGATGGGGCATTAGGACGCAGGACGGCTTATCTGTCAGCTCCGTACGCTGATGATCCGAGCACCAGTGGTTATCCCGTACATGAGCAAGACGAGCTGACAGAGCTGGTTCGACAAGCACGTGGACTCGGGATGCCCATTGCTGTGCACACCATAGGCGACAAAGCACTGGAAATGGTGCTGGACAGCTTGGATCAGTTCCCGGCAGTCGCCTATCGGGATCGCCTCATTCATACGCAAATCTTGCGGCCGGACCTGCTGGACCGCTTGAAGCATCCTCATCGAATCGCAGATATCCAACCGCGTTTTCTCGCAGGAGACTTCCCATGGGTGATGGATCGCGTAGGACAGGAACGGATTCAACACTCGTACATCTGGAAAACGATGATGGATTACGGAATCATTTGTGCTGCGGGCTCGGATACACCGGTAGAACCAATCGATCCTCTGTTGGGGATACACGCAGCCGTCACGCGCAAAGCACCGGGGGAAACACACGATGGATACTTCCCGCAAGAAAAGCTGACAATGGAGGAAGCGATTCATCTGTTTACATTGGGCAGTGCACAGGTGACGAATGAAGATCATGTCAAAGGCACGCTTTCTCGTGGAAAATATGCGGATATGACCGTCTACTCCAAAGACCTATTTACCATCGATCCAGACGAGCTGCTCTCGACAAAGGTCATGATGACCATCATTGGCGGAAAAGTTTGCTACACGTCTTGA
- a CDS encoding SRPBCC family protein, translating to MNQNNEANKFTTQVGECEIVITRVFGAPRDLVFDAWTKEENLSKWWGPRGFTTTSQKFDLKPGGTWQFIMHGPDGVDFPNTNVFVEVVQLERIAFKHTVFPHFQATAIFEDLDGKTKLTYRTVFEETAAVFDKVKTYAVPGAEQTMDRLEEHLARMSEK from the coding sequence ATGAACCAAAACAACGAAGCAAACAAATTCACAACGCAAGTAGGTGAATGCGAGATTGTGATCACCCGCGTATTTGGTGCTCCACGCGATCTTGTGTTTGATGCTTGGACGAAAGAGGAGAACCTGTCGAAGTGGTGGGGGCCTCGAGGTTTTACGACGACTTCTCAGAAGTTTGATCTAAAACCGGGCGGTACATGGCAGTTTATCATGCACGGTCCTGATGGCGTTGATTTTCCCAACACCAACGTATTTGTCGAGGTCGTTCAACTCGAGCGAATCGCCTTCAAACATACTGTGTTTCCTCATTTTCAAGCGACAGCCATCTTTGAGGATCTGGATGGCAAGACCAAACTCACTTATCGCACCGTTTTTGAAGAAACTGCCGCTGTATTCGATAAGGTGAAAACATATGCCGTCCCAGGTGCCGAACAGACCATGGATCGTCTTGAAGAGCATCTGGCACGTATGTCTGAAAAGTAG
- a CDS encoding DMT family transporter has protein sequence MKPQVKADLAMILVTLFWGTSYVFMQMGLKDLETFNLIGIRFGIAFGLAAALFYKRLRSTNRKTLLHAFVLGALLFGVFATITNGVKSTTASQAGFLVSLTVIFVPLLSILLKNRPEKRVFVGAGLAMIGIGLLTLSAEFRISQGDLLCIAGALFYATHITVTGRWANQSDTIQLGIYQLGFTALLGIVFSFALETPTLPQTTEAWIAVLALSVLCSAIGFVVQTVAQKYTTATHTGVIFSLEPIFAALFAFLVTGETLSARGYIGAGLVLISVLIAEIDVKSLLRGKQLTKNPTHLS, from the coding sequence ATGAAACCGCAAGTGAAAGCCGATTTGGCTATGATTTTGGTCACCCTGTTTTGGGGAACATCGTATGTGTTTATGCAAATGGGATTGAAGGATTTGGAGACTTTCAATCTGATCGGTATCCGCTTTGGCATTGCTTTTGGACTGGCAGCCGCCTTATTCTATAAACGCTTGCGTTCCACGAATCGAAAAACATTGCTCCATGCATTCGTACTCGGTGCGCTCCTTTTCGGGGTTTTTGCCACCATCACGAACGGAGTGAAATCAACGACAGCTTCCCAGGCTGGTTTTCTCGTTAGCTTGACCGTTATCTTTGTTCCGCTCTTATCTATTCTTTTGAAAAATCGTCCTGAAAAAAGAGTCTTTGTCGGCGCTGGACTGGCCATGATCGGCATCGGGCTGCTCACACTAAGCGCTGAATTTCGCATCAGCCAAGGAGACCTTTTGTGCATCGCTGGTGCCCTCTTTTACGCTACACATATTACCGTAACAGGCCGATGGGCCAATCAATCGGATACGATCCAGTTGGGGATTTACCAGCTTGGCTTTACGGCACTGTTGGGCATTGTTTTTTCTTTTGCGCTGGAGACTCCCACATTGCCACAGACTACAGAGGCTTGGATCGCCGTGCTCGCCCTTAGCGTATTATGCAGTGCAATTGGCTTTGTCGTTCAAACGGTGGCCCAAAAATATACGACTGCCACGCACACGGGTGTTATTTTTTCCTTGGAGCCAATCTTCGCTGCCCTGTTTGCCTTCTTGGTCACAGGCGAAACACTGTCTGCTCGCGGGTACATAGGCGCAGGTCTCGTTTTGATCAGTGTGTTGATTGCGGAAATCGATGTGAAGAGCTTGCTGCGCGGAAAGCAGCTGACAAAAAACCCGACCCACTTATCCTGA
- a CDS encoding LysR family transcriptional regulator: MSLNKFEVVITVIESGSLTKAGEILGLTQSAISHAIASLEREFGFSLLTRGRSGISLTSNGERLLPYMRETLRCHERMKQEVFAINGLEVGTVRIGTFTSVSTKWLPGILKRFQDQYPAIEIKLMEGYYDGIESWIQTGEIDFGFVSLPTTEDLECIPLKKDQMYLLVTEEHPLYGEERVHVSQLAEETFIMPKTGCDNDIQRLLAQYQIEPRIKYEVGDDHAIIAMVQNGLGISILPEMILFRLPANIRMIPLEGEHYRSLGVAATSFSKQSPAAKRFLQFVTDWVNEQQA; the protein is encoded by the coding sequence GTGAGTTTGAACAAGTTTGAGGTAGTGATCACCGTTATTGAGTCGGGGAGCTTAACCAAAGCTGGCGAAATACTAGGTCTGACACAATCAGCGATCAGCCATGCGATTGCAAGTTTGGAGCGGGAATTTGGGTTTTCGCTTTTGACCAGAGGACGATCGGGCATTAGCCTCACGAGTAATGGGGAGCGACTGCTTCCGTACATGCGTGAGACCTTGCGCTGTCATGAGCGGATGAAACAAGAGGTGTTTGCCATCAACGGGTTGGAGGTCGGGACGGTGAGAATTGGAACGTTTACGAGTGTTTCCACGAAATGGCTTCCCGGAATCCTCAAGCGGTTCCAAGACCAGTATCCGGCGATCGAGATTAAGCTGATGGAAGGGTATTACGATGGAATTGAGAGCTGGATTCAAACCGGAGAAATTGATTTCGGCTTCGTCTCCTTACCGACAACAGAGGATTTGGAATGTATTCCTTTAAAAAAGGATCAAATGTATTTGCTGGTGACAGAGGAACACCCGCTCTACGGAGAGGAGCGGGTGCATGTGAGCCAATTGGCCGAAGAGACGTTTATCATGCCGAAGACGGGCTGTGACAATGATATACAGCGTTTGCTGGCCCAGTATCAGATCGAGCCGCGAATCAAATATGAAGTGGGAGATGATCACGCGATTATTGCCATGGTGCAAAATGGGCTCGGGATCAGCATTCTTCCGGAAATGATTTTGTTCCGTTTGCCTGCAAATATCCGGATGATCCCGCTTGAAGGGGAGCATTACCGTTCACTGGGGGTGGCAGCAACTTCTTTTTCCAAGCAGTCACCGGCCGCCAAGCGCTTCTTGCAGTTTGTAACTGATTGGGTGAACGAGCAGCAAGCGTAA
- a CDS encoding TIGR02206 family membrane protein, which produces MTSPYFSLFLTGESFQLFSTSHVITLILVLCLVVLTYLFRQKLQASTNRLSTRYVLAGVLLLSEICYQLWHVYTESWTAAYTLPLQLCSVTLLLSTVMLMTRSYGLYEITFFAGIGGAMQALLTPELFYPFPHFRFVHFFVAHAGIVLACLYMTWVEGYRPTVRSIWKTMGFLNLLLLVALFVNQWTGGNYLFVSRKPDNPSLIDFLGPYPWYIVSLEGVALTLFFLLYLPFVRKQPLAKEVRGDLSV; this is translated from the coding sequence ATGACCTCACCCTATTTTTCACTTTTCCTGACAGGAGAGTCGTTTCAACTGTTTTCCACTTCTCACGTTATCACCTTGATTCTTGTGCTCTGTCTGGTCGTACTCACTTATTTATTTCGGCAAAAGCTCCAAGCCTCGACAAATCGACTCTCCACACGTTACGTACTTGCGGGTGTCTTGCTCTTATCGGAGATTTGTTATCAGCTTTGGCATGTTTATACCGAGAGCTGGACGGCTGCTTACACATTGCCCTTGCAGCTATGTAGTGTGACTCTCCTTCTTTCTACCGTGATGCTGATGACGAGAAGCTACGGGCTGTATGAGATTACGTTTTTTGCCGGGATTGGCGGAGCCATGCAGGCATTGCTTACCCCCGAGTTGTTTTATCCATTTCCGCATTTTCGCTTTGTGCATTTTTTTGTAGCCCACGCGGGAATCGTCCTTGCTTGCCTGTACATGACGTGGGTAGAAGGCTACCGTCCGACTGTCCGTTCCATTTGGAAAACGATGGGCTTTTTAAACCTGCTTTTGCTTGTCGCACTTTTCGTCAACCAATGGACGGGCGGAAATTACTTATTTGTCTCGCGCAAACCGGACAATCCCAGTCTGATTGACTTTTTGGGCCCGTATCCGTGGTATATCGTTTCGTTGGAAGGAGTAGCACTCACTTTGTTTTTCTTGTTGTACCTGCCCTTTGTCCGAAAGCAGCCGTTGGCGAAGGAAGTCAGGGGCGATTTATCTGTCTGA
- a CDS encoding Gmad2 immunoglobulin-like domain-containing protein, which yields MKKLLLLLLTIGLLQGCTSGTTSPSTPTEQQKPPVAAEPEKPASEPPATTQPPTTPEKQPTEQPAQQETVYANDIFRNVTVKKTAQDTFEIKGQASVFEAVLNYVVEDGHNELTQGFVQATTAAPDWGDFTHTLKVKKAEPNSTLTLILFETSMKDGSRRMELIIPLPE from the coding sequence ATGAAAAAACTGCTTTTGCTGCTGTTGACGATTGGCTTGCTGCAAGGATGCACGAGTGGCACAACTAGCCCTTCCACTCCAACAGAACAACAGAAGCCACCCGTTGCGGCCGAGCCAGAGAAACCTGCTTCTGAGCCACCCGCAACCACGCAACCACCTACAACTCCTGAGAAACAACCAACGGAGCAACCAGCTCAGCAGGAGACAGTCTATGCCAATGATATTTTCCGCAATGTCACTGTGAAGAAAACCGCCCAAGACACGTTTGAAATCAAAGGACAGGCGAGCGTGTTCGAAGCTGTACTTAATTATGTCGTAGAAGATGGACATAACGAGCTGACGCAAGGTTTCGTGCAGGCTACGACCGCTGCTCCTGATTGGGGAGATTTTACCCATACACTGAAAGTGAAAAAAGCGGAGCCGAACAGCACACTGACACTGATCTTGTTTGAAACAAGCATGAAAGACGGCAGCCGAAGAATGGAACTCATCATTCCGCTCCCGGAATAA
- the aspA gene encoding aspartate ammonia-lyase, producing the protein MEQQTFRVEKDFLGEKQIPVDAYYGVQTMRATENFPITGYHLHFSLINAMAMVKKAAAMANMEVSRLNPRLGNAIVAAAEEIMQGKWHDQFIVDPIQGGAGTSINMNANEVIANRGLEMLGEKKGDYFHLSPNTHVNMSQSTNDAFPTAIHISTLTLLEKLLVTMDKMHDAFGQKAKEFDDVIKMGRTHLQDAVPIRLGQEFEAYRRVLERDIKRIKQSRQHLYEVNMGATAVGTGLNADPRYITTVVKHLAAITSFPLTGAEHLVDATQNTDAYTEVSAALKVCMMNMSKIANDLRLMASGPRAGLGEISLPARQPGSSIMPGKVNPVMAELINQVAFQVIGNDHTICLASEAGQLELNVMEPVLVFNLLQSISIMDNTFDVFTRHCLEGIEANRERMKEYVEKSVGVITAVNPHLGYETAARIAREAILTGKSVRELCLQHNVLTEEELDLILDPFEMTHPGIAGASLLDRN; encoded by the coding sequence ATGGAACAACAGACGTTTCGAGTGGAAAAAGACTTTCTTGGCGAGAAGCAAATTCCAGTAGATGCTTATTATGGCGTGCAAACAATGCGAGCAACGGAAAACTTCCCAATCACCGGGTATCATCTTCATTTTTCCCTCATCAATGCAATGGCAATGGTAAAGAAAGCAGCTGCGATGGCAAATATGGAAGTTTCCAGATTGAATCCGCGCTTAGGAAATGCGATTGTCGCTGCGGCGGAAGAAATCATGCAAGGAAAATGGCATGATCAATTTATCGTCGATCCGATCCAAGGTGGAGCAGGTACTTCGATCAATATGAATGCCAACGAAGTGATCGCGAACCGCGGTCTTGAAATGCTTGGTGAGAAAAAAGGGGATTATTTCCACCTAAGCCCAAATACACATGTCAACATGTCTCAGTCTACCAATGATGCTTTCCCGACAGCGATTCATATTTCAACACTCACCCTGTTGGAAAAGCTGCTCGTGACGATGGATAAGATGCATGATGCATTTGGCCAAAAAGCAAAAGAATTCGATGATGTCATAAAAATGGGCAGAACGCATTTGCAGGATGCGGTTCCGATTCGCTTGGGCCAAGAATTCGAAGCATACCGTCGAGTACTTGAGCGCGACATCAAGCGTATCAAGCAATCTCGTCAGCATTTGTACGAAGTGAATATGGGAGCGACTGCGGTAGGAACGGGTTTGAATGCTGACCCTCGTTACATTACAACAGTAGTCAAGCATCTTGCCGCTATCACAAGCTTCCCGCTGACAGGTGCAGAGCATCTCGTGGATGCTACACAAAACACAGATGCGTACACAGAAGTATCAGCAGCACTGAAAGTTTGCATGATGAATATGTCTAAAATTGCGAATGACTTGCGTTTGATGGCATCAGGACCTCGAGCTGGACTGGGAGAAATCTCCTTGCCAGCACGTCAGCCAGGCTCCTCGATTATGCCAGGAAAAGTCAATCCTGTCATGGCAGAGCTCATCAACCAAGTAGCGTTTCAGGTCATCGGAAATGACCATACGATTTGTTTGGCATCCGAGGCAGGTCAGCTAGAACTGAACGTTATGGAGCCTGTGCTTGTCTTCAACTTGCTGCAATCGATCAGCATTATGGACAATACATTCGATGTCTTTACGCGTCACTGCTTGGAAGGAATCGAGGCAAACCGCGAGCGCATGAAAGAATACGTGGAAAAAAGCGTAGGCGTCATCACAGCGGTGAATCCTCATCTCGGGTATGAGACTGCTGCACGCATTGCCCGCGAAGCCATTTTGACAGGAAAGTCTGTACGTGAGCTGTGCTTGCAACACAATGTACTGACAGAAGAAGAACTGGATCTGATTCTCGATCCATTTGAAATGACTCATCCAGGTATTGCTGGAGCATCCTTGCTGGATCGCAACTAA
- the pdaA gene encoding delta-lactam-biosynthetic de-N-acetylase, which translates to MKRRMIKSLLIGISLLLTSALPVDSIMASPDHPYHFGFKKSKNGQLPSINEEGFKGIVDRHGAVFLGDTTKKELFLTFDNGYENGFTPKILDTLVTKKVPAIFFVTGHFVKEQPELIKRMAQEGHLIGNHSWSHPDMTTVSNQKIKDELTKVSDAVQQVTGQANMRYLRPPRGIFSDRTLAVTKDLGYTNVFWSVAYKDWDTKVQRGAKYAYDSVMAQLHPGAVILLHSVSKDNAEALGMMIDEARKQGYEFKSLDHLPKK; encoded by the coding sequence TTGAAAAGACGAATGATCAAAAGCTTGTTGATCGGGATTAGTTTGTTGCTTACAAGTGCCTTGCCAGTTGACTCGATTATGGCCTCACCAGATCACCCGTACCATTTTGGATTTAAAAAGAGCAAGAATGGTCAGCTACCCTCTATCAACGAGGAAGGCTTTAAAGGCATTGTGGATCGTCACGGTGCGGTTTTTTTAGGGGATACTACGAAAAAAGAGCTTTTCTTGACGTTTGATAACGGTTATGAAAATGGCTTTACGCCAAAGATTTTAGATACACTTGTCACGAAAAAAGTCCCTGCCATTTTCTTTGTGACAGGGCACTTTGTGAAAGAACAACCCGAGTTGATAAAGCGAATGGCACAAGAGGGACATCTGATCGGCAACCATTCCTGGAGCCATCCCGATATGACAACCGTATCGAATCAGAAAATCAAAGACGAACTGACGAAAGTAAGCGATGCGGTCCAGCAAGTGACTGGACAAGCTAACATGCGTTACTTGCGACCTCCGAGAGGTATTTTCAGCGATCGCACACTTGCTGTAACCAAAGATTTGGGCTATACCAATGTCTTTTGGTCGGTCGCCTATAAGGATTGGGATACAAAAGTCCAGCGGGGGGCAAAATATGCCTATGATAGCGTAATGGCTCAATTGCATCCCGGCGCTGTTATTCTGCTCCATTCTGTCTCCAAAGACAATGCAGAGGCTCTCGGGATGATGATCGATGAAGCACGCAAGCAAGGCTATGAATTCAAGAGCTTGGATCACCTTCCGAAAAAGTAG
- a CDS encoding DNA primase: protein MEEWLEQLREAIGEGAEELEVKIEYEDGTTKKLYFGSNEEDEEDEDEESEGEESEDEESEDEESEDEESEDEEDEDEDEDEDEDEDDDD from the coding sequence ATGGAAGAATGGTTGGAGCAATTACGTGAGGCCATCGGTGAAGGTGCAGAAGAATTGGAAGTAAAAATTGAATACGAAGATGGTACCACGAAAAAATTGTACTTCGGCAGTAATGAAGAAGATGAGGAAGATGAAGACGAAGAATCCGAAGGCGAGGAATCCGAAGACGAGGAATCCGAAGATGAGGAATCCGAAGATGAGGAATCTGAAGACGAAGAAGATGAAGATGAAGACGAAGACGAAGATGAAGACGAAGATGACGACGACTAA